From Methanosarcina lacustris Z-7289, one genomic window encodes:
- a CDS encoding valine--tRNA ligase encodes MTESEIPKEYNANEVEEKWMENWNLSMYHFNWGEDTRPQYIIDTPPPYPTGNFHIGNALNWCYIDFIARYKRMQGYNVMFPQGWDCHGLPTEVKVEEIHGITKNQVPRAEFRRMCRELTGGNIDKMRKTMLRLGFSVDWSNEFVTMEPSYFVKTQKSFVRMYNGGHIYHEDHPVNWCPRCETAIAFAEVEYDARQTKLNFVHFDKVDIATTRPELMAACVAVAVSPKDERYKASVGQTLTVPIFGQKVPLIEDEDVEPEFGTGAVMICTFGDKQDVRWWLKYGLPLIKAIDKQGKMTKAAGKYEGMSLAECREAVIADLKAGSFLYDQKPLDQNVGLCWRCSTPIEILSEPQWFIKINPEGILKTADEINWYPEYMKVRLQNWTGTMEWDWCISRQRVFATPIPIWFCKKCGEVMIAEESWLPIDPNENAPKKACACGSTEFEPETDVLDTWMDSSITALHVSGWESEHELRLPAQIRPQGHDIIRTWAFYTILRSLALEGKRPWDSIMVNGMVLGPDGHKMSKSLGNVISPEEVTAQHSADAFRQWGAVGGSTGSDVMFRWKDVVSASRFLQKMWSIYRFSMSHLKDFKPEDAENFPLESLLPIDRWLLSKLNRLVDTATKELDGYQFDSTFKAIRGFAWEVLADNYLELVKGRLYGEDPEGKKAARYVLYTTIRTLSLLLAPFIPFFAEEMYSRFSSESVHIQAWPAVDESLISEEAETAGEMIKKITSEVRRYKSDKGMALNSPLKKIEIYNVKIDTGDIAGATNSEVELMEGAPSFEYVPVEVKPNMGFLGPRFRKDAGAVVKALQAEAPATIEAQAASGKITVTVNGEAIELEPGAVEVRKEVISGGREVDVLDVKSAIIVIVR; translated from the coding sequence ATGACAGAATCGGAAATTCCAAAAGAATATAATGCAAACGAGGTTGAGGAAAAGTGGATGGAGAACTGGAACCTCTCCATGTACCACTTCAACTGGGGAGAAGATACCCGCCCTCAGTATATTATTGATACTCCGCCTCCTTATCCTACAGGCAATTTCCACATCGGAAACGCGCTCAACTGGTGCTATATAGATTTTATCGCCAGGTACAAACGAATGCAGGGATATAACGTAATGTTCCCCCAGGGCTGGGACTGCCACGGCCTGCCAACGGAAGTTAAGGTTGAAGAAATCCATGGCATTACGAAAAACCAGGTCCCAAGAGCGGAGTTCCGCAGGATGTGCAGGGAGCTTACGGGAGGAAACATAGACAAGATGCGCAAAACAATGCTGCGTCTGGGCTTTTCCGTGGACTGGAGCAACGAATTCGTTACCATGGAACCCTCATACTTTGTAAAGACACAGAAGTCCTTTGTCAGGATGTACAACGGCGGGCATATTTATCACGAAGACCACCCTGTCAACTGGTGCCCTCGCTGTGAAACTGCCATTGCTTTTGCAGAAGTAGAGTATGATGCCAGGCAAACGAAACTTAACTTTGTCCACTTTGACAAAGTAGACATCGCAACCACAAGGCCAGAACTGATGGCAGCCTGTGTTGCCGTGGCCGTAAGCCCCAAAGACGAACGCTACAAAGCATCCGTAGGACAGACCCTCACAGTACCTATCTTCGGGCAGAAAGTGCCACTGATTGAAGACGAAGATGTTGAACCGGAATTCGGGACCGGAGCTGTGATGATCTGTACCTTTGGGGACAAGCAGGACGTGCGCTGGTGGTTAAAGTATGGACTGCCTCTGATAAAAGCCATCGACAAACAGGGCAAGATGACAAAAGCAGCAGGCAAATATGAGGGAATGAGCCTGGCCGAATGCAGGGAAGCTGTAATTGCAGACCTGAAAGCCGGGAGTTTCCTCTATGACCAGAAGCCCCTGGATCAGAATGTAGGGCTCTGCTGGCGCTGCTCCACTCCGATTGAAATCCTTTCCGAACCCCAGTGGTTCATAAAAATTAACCCTGAGGGTATCCTTAAAACTGCAGATGAGATTAACTGGTACCCTGAATATATGAAGGTCCGGCTCCAGAACTGGACAGGTACGATGGAATGGGACTGGTGTATCTCCAGGCAGAGAGTCTTTGCAACCCCGATTCCTATCTGGTTCTGCAAAAAGTGCGGGGAGGTCATGATTGCCGAAGAGAGCTGGCTCCCGATCGATCCCAACGAAAATGCACCAAAGAAAGCCTGTGCCTGCGGTTCAACTGAGTTTGAACCTGAGACAGATGTGCTGGACACCTGGATGGACTCCTCGATCACTGCTCTGCACGTATCGGGATGGGAAAGCGAGCATGAGCTCCGCCTGCCTGCACAGATCCGCCCCCAGGGGCATGACATTATCAGGACCTGGGCTTTCTACACAATCCTGAGGAGCCTGGCTCTTGAAGGCAAACGTCCCTGGGACTCTATAATGGTCAACGGGATGGTGCTCGGACCGGACGGGCATAAGATGAGCAAGTCTCTCGGAAACGTTATCTCCCCCGAAGAAGTGACCGCACAGCACAGTGCTGATGCTTTCAGGCAGTGGGGTGCTGTTGGAGGTTCCACGGGCTCGGACGTAATGTTCCGCTGGAAAGATGTGGTCTCAGCCTCGCGCTTCCTGCAGAAGATGTGGAGCATCTACCGATTCTCGATGTCCCACTTAAAGGACTTTAAACCTGAAGATGCTGAAAACTTCCCACTGGAGTCCCTCCTTCCGATTGACAGGTGGCTCCTGAGCAAGCTTAACAGGCTTGTGGACACTGCCACAAAGGAACTTGACGGGTACCAGTTTGATTCCACATTCAAGGCCATCAGAGGCTTTGCCTGGGAAGTCCTTGCAGATAACTACCTGGAACTCGTGAAAGGCAGGCTCTACGGAGAAGACCCTGAAGGCAAGAAAGCAGCCCGGTATGTACTTTACACAACAATCAGGACCCTCTCCCTTCTGCTTGCTCCGTTCATACCTTTCTTTGCAGAAGAGATGTACTCCAGGTTCAGCAGTGAAAGTGTACATATTCAGGCCTGGCCTGCAGTTGACGAAAGCCTGATAAGCGAAGAAGCAGAAACCGCCGGCGAAATGATCAAAAAGATCACGAGCGAGGTCCGCAGATATAAATCAGACAAGGGAATGGCTCTGAACTCCCCCCTTAAAAAAATAGAGATCTACAATGTAAAGATCGATACAGGGGATATTGCAGGGGCTACGAACTCTGAAGTGGAGCTTATGGAAGGTGCTCCTTCATTTGAGTATGTGCCTGTAGAGGTAAAGCCCAATATGGGTTTCCTGGGACCGCGCTTCAGGAAAGATGCCGGAGCCGTTGTGAAAGCTCTTCAGGCAGAAGCCCCTGCTACAATTGAAGCTCAGGCAGCTTCAGGAAAAATAACCGTTACCGTAAACGGCGAAGCAATAGAACTCGAACCCGGGGCAGTTGAAGTCCGGAAAGAAGTAATTTCCGGAGGCCGTGAGGTAGACGTTCTGGATGTAAAAAGCGCAATAATCGTAATTGTCAGGTAA